One stretch of Thermus hydrothermalis DNA includes these proteins:
- a CDS encoding sugar-binding protein, with translation MRSILVMVFVFFGGVSLAQELVVAQALPRPKGPWGMGIYPGLPTYSIHLTTLYPPKTARFSGTFQVTYDDQALYLVARLSQETPPKAERQANDPEWWQDDTLEVFLRPNPFDEDAPDLHLAVNPKGVRFERYTAPLFFEAQTGSFPGGWWAELRIPFGGVLPHPRLGEIWQLKVGRGNPEAREYTLWPLGGDFHSPGNYGYLAFVDAPKDPQVLVAQVQAQEALLPLIPSRLQGIRRWALYYGGDPGALARLQAYELVVLAREAPLGLVRGLRENGVRVVAYLPLGVLPRGEAESKGLREAVLGPNPYAPDTLLMDPSSSLWQAHVRAEAFRLLALGFEGFFLDGLDLADLHPEKVPELAALVRGLRESHPQALLLQHRGFRVLRRTARFLDAVVYSGLSLDAQGQIILNDPSPVWPFRRRGLPALSLDQAPNAEAANFAFRRALELGFLPYVALGKFTEVP, from the coding sequence ATGCGCTCCATTTTGGTGATGGTATTCGTGTTTTTTGGAGGGGTATCCCTAGCCCAAGAGTTGGTGGTGGCCCAGGCCTTGCCCCGGCCGAAAGGTCCCTGGGGGATGGGCATCTATCCGGGGCTTCCCACCTATTCCATACACCTCACCACCCTGTATCCCCCTAAAACTGCCCGGTTCTCCGGCACCTTCCAGGTTACCTACGATGACCAAGCCCTTTACTTGGTGGCCCGCCTCAGCCAAGAAACCCCTCCCAAGGCGGAGCGCCAGGCTAACGACCCCGAGTGGTGGCAGGACGATACCCTGGAGGTCTTCTTGCGCCCTAACCCTTTTGACGAGGACGCTCCCGACCTGCACCTAGCGGTCAATCCGAAGGGAGTGCGGTTTGAACGCTACACAGCTCCCCTTTTCTTTGAAGCCCAGACCGGCAGCTTTCCTGGAGGCTGGTGGGCAGAGCTCCGTATCCCTTTTGGCGGGGTGCTTCCCCATCCCAGGTTGGGCGAAATCTGGCAGCTTAAGGTGGGCCGGGGAAATCCAGAGGCTAGGGAGTACACCCTCTGGCCCCTGGGAGGCGACTTTCACTCCCCCGGCAACTACGGCTACCTCGCCTTCGTGGATGCCCCAAAAGACCCCCAGGTCCTGGTAGCCCAGGTCCAGGCCCAGGAAGCGTTGCTCCCCCTTATACCTAGCCGCCTTCAGGGCATCCGGCGCTGGGCGCTTTACTATGGGGGGGACCCGGGGGCGCTAGCCCGGCTCCAGGCCTACGAACTCGTGGTGCTGGCCCGGGAAGCCCCCTTGGGCCTGGTGCGGGGGCTCCGGGAAAACGGGGTTAGGGTGGTGGCGTACCTTCCTTTAGGGGTCCTGCCTCGAGGGGAAGCGGAGAGCAAAGGACTCCGGGAAGCAGTCCTGGGTCCAAACCCCTATGCTCCGGACACCCTTCTTATGGACCCTTCGTCCTCCCTTTGGCAAGCCCACGTGAGGGCTGAAGCGTTCCGGCTTCTCGCCTTGGGCTTTGAGGGGTTTTTCCTAGACGGACTGGACCTCGCCGATCTCCATCCGGAAAAGGTTCCCGAGCTTGCCGCCCTAGTACGAGGCTTGCGCGAAAGCCACCCACAAGCCCTGCTCCTGCAACACCGGGGCTTCCGAGTGCTACGGCGCACCGCGCGCTTTCTAGATGCTGTGGTCTATTCAGGCCTCTCCCTGGACGCCCAAGGCCAGATCATCCTGAACGACCCAAGCCCCGTATGGCCCTTTCGGAGGCGGGGCCTGCCTGCCCTCAGCCTGGACCAAGCCCCTAACGCCGAGGCCGCTAACTTCGCGTTTAGGCGGGCGTTGGAACTGGGCTTCCTTCCCTACGTGGCCCTTGGCAAATTCACGGAAGTTCCCTAA
- a CDS encoding tyrosine-type recombinase/integrase, whose product MKRKRGRGEGSIFQRKDGRWAGFVTLGYTPDGRQRKKWVYGRTRREVAEKLAKLLPKAGVGWVPDPHSLRLGDYLASWIEHRAATQDLRPTTIRNYHVYLTHVEPIAHLPLSRLSPLTFRSFFADLAGFSPSHRRHIYQFLRAALRDAVRADLLDQNPMDAVDPPRGGAVRPARAWKPEEVARFLEASKGHRLYPLFALMLATGLRPGEALALRWEDWEGDVLHVRHTLRRDGTLGPAKTPGSVAPIYLDPDTQALLAWWRERLEEEKASTPDWQDYGLMFPSQRGTPLEYNNFKRAFYALQEKAGVSRITPHGLRHTYTSLALRAGLPPKVVAARLRHADPTFTVKVYQQLMEEDHRAGALPLDTLLHLNSRNQRAPAGTNGNQKPRSRRKPRS is encoded by the coding sequence ATGAAACGCAAGCGGGGCAGAGGAGAAGGCTCCATCTTCCAGCGCAAGGATGGCCGCTGGGCCGGCTTCGTGACCCTCGGGTACACCCCGGACGGCCGCCAGCGCAAGAAGTGGGTCTATGGCCGCACCCGCCGGGAGGTGGCGGAAAAGCTGGCCAAGCTCCTTCCCAAGGCCGGCGTGGGCTGGGTTCCCGACCCACACAGCCTGCGCCTCGGGGATTACCTTGCTTCCTGGATTGAGCACCGGGCTGCCACCCAGGATCTGCGGCCCACCACCATCCGCAACTACCACGTGTACCTGACGCATGTGGAACCCATAGCCCACCTGCCCCTTTCCCGCCTCAGCCCCCTCACCTTTCGCTCCTTCTTTGCCGATCTCGCTGGCTTCTCCCCTTCCCACCGCCGCCACATCTACCAGTTTCTGCGGGCCGCCCTCCGGGACGCCGTGCGGGCCGATCTCCTGGACCAAAACCCCATGGACGCCGTGGACCCCCCACGGGGCGGGGCGGTCCGGCCGGCCAGGGCCTGGAAGCCCGAGGAGGTGGCTCGGTTCCTGGAAGCCTCCAAGGGGCACCGCCTCTACCCCCTCTTCGCCCTGATGCTCGCCACCGGCCTCCGGCCCGGGGAGGCCCTGGCCCTCCGGTGGGAGGACTGGGAGGGGGACGTGCTCCACGTCCGGCACACCCTGCGCCGGGACGGCACCCTGGGCCCGGCCAAGACCCCGGGAAGCGTGGCCCCCATCTACCTGGACCCGGACACCCAAGCCCTCCTCGCCTGGTGGCGGGAGCGCCTGGAGGAGGAGAAGGCTTCCACCCCGGACTGGCAGGACTACGGGCTCATGTTCCCCTCCCAGCGAGGAACACCCCTGGAATACAACAACTTCAAGCGGGCCTTTTACGCCCTGCAGGAGAAGGCCGGGGTCTCCCGCATCACCCCCCACGGCCTCCGGCACACCTACACCTCCCTCGCCCTCCGGGCGGGCCTCCCCCCCAAGGTGGTGGCGGCCCGCCTCCGGCACGCAGACCCCACCTTCACCGTCAAGGTCTACCAGCAACTCATGGAGGAGGACCACCGCGCTGGGGCCCTCCCCCTTGACACCTTGCTACACCTAAACAGCCGGAACCAACGGGCACCAGCAGGCACCAACGGCAACCAAAAACCCCGTTCCCGCCGCAAACCCCGTTCCTAA